Proteins encoded together in one Streptomyces sp. TLI_171 window:
- a CDS encoding benzoate/H(+) symporter BenE family transporter, which translates to MPAVLAGLVCVAVSFSGPLVVVLAAASAGHLDQVHTASWIWAVSIGSGLTCLLLSWWTRTPVITAWSTPGAALLVGSLGAYPYPEAIGAFLLSSVAVALFGATGLFGRLIRAVPTGIVNAMLAGILFAFGAGIFAELRAAPVLVLGSFTVFLLAKRLVPRYAVPLALVAGAVLAAATVGLPLHLGSGGPTHPVWTTPAFSWPATVGLALPLTIVALASQNAPGLGIMRASGYRPDDRLLIGATGGLSVLLAPFGSPGVNLAAITAAICTSPESHPDPRRRYVAGMATGLLYLLVGSFSGLLVSLFTGLPHALIAVIAGVALLASFQGSLAAAVAEERGRDGAVVTFLATASGLTLFGIGAPFWGLLLGLTTHAVLTRRHRG; encoded by the coding sequence TTGCCCGCTGTGCTGGCCGGTCTGGTGTGCGTCGCCGTGTCCTTCTCCGGCCCGCTGGTCGTCGTGCTTGCCGCAGCGTCCGCCGGGCACCTGGACCAGGTGCACACCGCCTCGTGGATCTGGGCGGTGTCGATCGGCAGCGGGCTGACCTGCCTGCTGCTCAGCTGGTGGACCCGGACCCCGGTGATCACGGCTTGGTCGACGCCCGGCGCGGCGCTGCTGGTCGGTAGCCTCGGTGCCTATCCCTACCCGGAGGCGATCGGGGCGTTCCTGCTCAGCTCGGTCGCCGTCGCACTGTTCGGTGCCACCGGCCTGTTCGGGCGACTGATCAGGGCCGTCCCGACCGGCATCGTCAACGCCATGCTGGCCGGCATCCTGTTCGCCTTCGGCGCGGGCATCTTCGCCGAACTGCGCGCCGCCCCCGTCCTGGTGCTGGGCAGCTTCACCGTCTTCCTGCTGGCGAAGCGCCTGGTGCCGCGCTACGCCGTCCCGCTGGCCCTGGTCGCGGGCGCGGTGCTCGCCGCGGCCACCGTCGGACTCCCGCTGCACCTCGGCTCCGGCGGCCCCACCCACCCCGTCTGGACCACCCCGGCCTTCTCCTGGCCCGCAACCGTCGGCCTGGCGCTGCCGCTCACCATCGTCGCGCTGGCCTCGCAGAACGCCCCGGGTCTCGGCATCATGCGGGCCTCCGGGTACCGGCCCGACGACCGGCTGCTGATCGGTGCGACCGGCGGACTGTCGGTGCTGCTCGCCCCGTTCGGCTCGCCCGGCGTCAACCTGGCGGCGATCACCGCCGCGATCTGCACCAGCCCGGAGAGCCACCCCGACCCGCGCCGGCGGTACGTGGCCGGAATGGCCACGGGCCTGCTCTACCTGCTGGTCGGCAGCTTCAGCGGCCTCCTGGTCAGCCTGTTCACCGGCCTGCCGCACGCCCTGATCGCGGTGATCGCGGGCGTCGCCCTGCTGGCCTCCTTCCAGGGCAGCCTGGCCGCCGCGGTCGCAGAGGAACGCGGCCGCGACGGCGCGGTGGTCACCTTCCTCGCCACCGCCTCCGGCCTGACCCTGTTCGGCATCGGCGCACCGTTCTGGGGCCTCCTGCTGGGCTTGACGACGCACGCCGTTCTGACGCGCCGTCACCGGGGTTGA
- a CDS encoding amino acid ABC transporter ATP-binding protein has translation MAQPMVHAQGVRKHYGKLEVLKGIDLTVERGQVCCLLGPSGSGKSTFLRCINHLEKVDGGRLSVDGELVGYRQRGNRLHEMREAEVAERRREIGMVFQRFNLFPHLTALQNVMEAPVRVARTATSVARAEAQQLLDRVGLGDRAGHYPAQLSGGQQQRVAIARALAMKPKLMLFDEPTSALDPELVGDVLDVMRDLAADGMTMVVVTHEIGFAREVGDTAVFMDEGVVVEAGDPRKVLVDPDQERTKAFLSKVL, from the coding sequence ATGGCCCAGCCCATGGTGCACGCCCAGGGCGTGCGCAAGCACTACGGCAAGCTCGAAGTCCTCAAGGGCATCGACCTCACGGTCGAGCGCGGCCAGGTCTGCTGCCTGCTGGGACCCTCGGGGTCCGGCAAGTCGACGTTCCTGCGGTGCATCAACCACCTGGAGAAGGTCGACGGGGGCCGCCTGTCGGTCGACGGGGAACTCGTCGGCTACCGGCAGCGGGGCAACCGCCTGCACGAGATGCGCGAGGCGGAGGTGGCGGAACGCCGCCGCGAGATCGGCATGGTCTTCCAGCGCTTCAACCTCTTCCCCCACCTCACGGCGCTCCAGAACGTCATGGAGGCTCCGGTCCGGGTCGCCCGCACGGCCACGTCCGTGGCCAGGGCGGAAGCCCAGCAGCTCCTGGACCGCGTCGGTCTCGGTGACCGGGCCGGCCACTACCCCGCCCAGCTGTCCGGCGGCCAGCAGCAGCGCGTGGCCATCGCCCGGGCGCTCGCGATGAAGCCGAAGCTGATGCTGTTCGACGAGCCCACCTCCGCGCTCGACCCCGAACTGGTCGGCGACGTCCTCGACGTGATGCGCGACCTCGCCGCGGACGGGATGACCATGGTGGTCGTCACCCACGAGATCGGGTTCGCCCGCGAGGTCGGCGACACCGCCGTCTTCATGGACGAGGGCGTCGTCGTCGAGGCAGGGGACCCACGCAAGGTCCTCGTCGACCCGGATCAGGAACGCACCAAGGCGTTCCTGTCCAAGGTCCTGTGA
- a CDS encoding EspF repeat-containing protein: protein MVSRTTAGRSARLRASHSASACPFWWAKPPAVQNEQSTISATLMPSAARSPVSG, encoded by the coding sequence GTGGTGTCCAGGACCACCGCCGGGCGCAGCGCGAGGTTGCGGGCGAGCCACTCGGCGTCGGCGTGCCCCTTCTGGTGGGCGAAGCCGCCCGCGGTCCAGAACGAGCAGAGCACGATCAGCGCCACGCTGATGCCGAGCGCCGCGCGTTCCCCGGTCAGCGGGTAG
- a CDS encoding amidohydrolase family protein, translating to MSQPPAAPPLVVHNVRVFDGITDQVSEVRSVCVKNGLIVEEGSAGPDAVMIDGGGRVLMPGLSDAHVHLFAAAATMPEMLLAPTGVLYYKALAEAGRMLMRGFTTVRDMGGDSACLRQVIDGGLFPGPRIYPSQAAISQTSGHGDFSDVHQASALFGGTPSRAEALSFMRVVDGRERVLTAVREQLKRGATQIKLMAGGGVTSAYDPLDTLQFTADELRAAVEAAADWGTYVSVHVFTDEGIRRAVEAGVRSIEHGLLADEETIAMLAAEDVWLSTQPLLESDHTFANPDSVAKNRQVCDGVGDTLARARAHGVKLAFGTDFLLDPAESHKQGEMLTRLTTRFGFTPTEALKIATSGNAELFRLAGERDPYRHAPLGVIRPGAWADFLIVNGDPTKDITLLADPETNLALIVKNGRIHKNQLS from the coding sequence ATGAGCCAACCTCCTGCGGCGCCCCCACTCGTGGTCCACAATGTGCGCGTCTTCGACGGCATCACCGACCAGGTCAGCGAGGTGCGTTCGGTCTGCGTCAAGAACGGCCTGATCGTCGAGGAGGGGTCCGCCGGTCCCGACGCGGTGATGATCGACGGCGGCGGCCGGGTGCTGATGCCGGGCCTGAGTGACGCACACGTGCACCTGTTCGCCGCTGCGGCCACCATGCCCGAGATGCTGCTGGCCCCCACCGGGGTGCTCTACTACAAGGCGCTGGCCGAGGCCGGCCGGATGCTGATGCGCGGCTTCACCACCGTGCGCGACATGGGCGGCGACAGCGCCTGCCTGCGGCAGGTCATCGACGGCGGCCTGTTCCCCGGCCCCCGGATCTACCCGAGCCAGGCCGCGATCTCCCAGACCAGCGGGCACGGCGACTTCTCCGACGTGCACCAGGCCTCGGCGCTGTTCGGCGGCACGCCCTCGCGGGCCGAGGCCCTGTCGTTCATGCGGGTCGTCGACGGGCGCGAACGCGTGCTCACGGCGGTGCGCGAGCAGTTGAAGCGGGGAGCGACCCAGATCAAGCTGATGGCCGGCGGCGGGGTCACCTCCGCCTACGACCCCCTGGACACCCTGCAGTTCACCGCCGACGAGCTGAGGGCCGCGGTCGAGGCCGCCGCCGACTGGGGCACCTACGTCTCGGTCCACGTCTTCACCGACGAGGGCATCCGGCGAGCCGTTGAAGCGGGCGTCAGGTCCATCGAACACGGCCTGCTCGCCGACGAGGAAACCATCGCCATGCTCGCGGCCGAGGACGTCTGGCTGAGCACTCAGCCCCTGCTGGAGAGCGACCACACCTTCGCCAACCCCGACTCGGTCGCCAAGAACCGCCAGGTCTGCGACGGCGTCGGCGACACCCTGGCACGGGCCCGCGCCCACGGCGTGAAACTCGCCTTCGGCACCGACTTCCTGCTCGACCCCGCGGAGTCCCACAAGCAGGGCGAGATGCTCACCAGGCTGACCACCCGGTTCGGTTTCACCCCCACCGAGGCGCTGAAGATCGCCACCTCCGGCAACGCCGAGCTGTTCCGCCTCGCCGGCGAACGCGACCCCTACCGGCACGCCCCGCTCGGCGTCATCCGCCCCGGCGCCTGGGCCGACTTCCTGATCGTCAACGGCGACCCGACGAAGGACATCACCCTCCTCGCCGACCCCGAGACGAACCTCGCACTCATCGTCAAGAACGGCCGCATCCACAAGAACCAGCTGAGCTGA
- a CDS encoding DUF6193 family natural product biosynthesis protein, translating into MRLESHGVIVAGGWSAEPTEAVRAAVAWMSGAGLRETRAQAPCIEFRPWALVHEQEPLGAVELAWHVKLDRYHTSDWGRFPRTNALLVAAYAQPALRRLTPITSHFNVWFSTRIEPSEKKQVGFGLWEGQVGYGLFPHDERQYGVRRRDGELVARTGTPEEAVALVVAALPGRP; encoded by the coding sequence GTGCGCCTGGAGAGCCACGGCGTGATCGTGGCCGGTGGGTGGAGCGCGGAGCCGACCGAAGCGGTCAGGGCAGCGGTGGCGTGGATGAGCGGTGCGGGGCTGAGGGAGACCAGAGCCCAGGCCCCGTGCATCGAGTTCCGCCCGTGGGCCTTGGTGCACGAGCAAGAGCCCCTGGGCGCGGTCGAGTTGGCGTGGCACGTCAAGCTCGACCGCTACCACACGTCGGACTGGGGCCGGTTCCCGCGCACGAACGCGCTCTTGGTGGCGGCGTACGCCCAACCGGCGCTGCGCAGGCTGACGCCGATCACCAGCCACTTCAATGTCTGGTTCTCCACCAGAATCGAGCCCTCCGAGAAGAAGCAGGTCGGGTTCGGCCTCTGGGAGGGGCAGGTCGGGTACGGCCTGTTCCCGCACGACGAGCGCCAGTACGGGGTGCGGCGCCGAGACGGGGAGTTGGTCGCACGCACCGGGACGCCGGAGGAAGCCGTCGCCCTCGTAGTCGCCGCCCTCCCCGGTCGGCCGTAG
- a CDS encoding AI-2E family transporter, protein MKMPPGLRVVTTGAADGIRRRLLVPHDAAPTAPAADPPPTAEPRPYSSRARMPGFSTGLRLALGALTGWFLFRQLLRLEEFLTLLLLSVFLAVSLEPIVAALCRRRLRRGWAVAAVLGAFLLLVAGFLFLVVPPVGQEAGVLARRIPLWLDQVHDHHSALGRIEDRFHLAEQAKNALGGSGGPGLMGGVLGAGRLLLDTVTSVTVVATVTLYLMAGMPDIKEFCYRFVKGSRRARARELTEEILARTGRYMLGNLATSAIAGLATAVWCAAVGVPYAAALGVFVALMDLVPIVGSTIGGIVVSLVALAVSWPVAVSTAGFYIGFRLLEDYLIMPRTMKFAVDVHPFVTIVAVLIGGALLGIVGALVAVPAAVALGLLLDEFVFPHLDRR, encoded by the coding sequence ATGAAGATGCCACCGGGACTGCGTGTCGTCACCACCGGCGCCGCGGACGGGATCCGCCGACGGCTGCTGGTGCCCCATGACGCCGCGCCGACCGCGCCCGCAGCCGACCCGCCGCCGACCGCGGAGCCCCGCCCGTACTCCTCCCGGGCCCGGATGCCCGGGTTCTCCACCGGTCTGCGGCTGGCGCTCGGCGCGCTCACCGGTTGGTTCCTGTTCCGCCAACTGCTGCGCCTGGAGGAGTTCCTGACCCTGCTGCTGCTCTCCGTCTTCCTCGCGGTGAGCCTGGAGCCGATCGTCGCCGCGCTGTGCCGGCGCCGACTGCGGCGCGGCTGGGCGGTGGCCGCCGTCCTCGGCGCCTTCCTGCTGCTGGTCGCGGGCTTCCTGTTCCTGGTCGTCCCCCCGGTGGGCCAGGAGGCCGGCGTGCTGGCCCGGCGCATCCCGCTCTGGCTGGACCAGGTCCACGACCACCACTCGGCGCTGGGTCGGATCGAGGATCGCTTCCACCTCGCCGAGCAGGCGAAGAACGCCCTCGGCGGCAGCGGAGGCCCCGGCCTGATGGGCGGTGTGCTGGGCGCCGGCCGCCTGCTGCTGGACACCGTCACCTCGGTCACCGTGGTCGCCACCGTGACCCTGTACCTGATGGCCGGGATGCCCGACATCAAGGAGTTCTGCTACCGCTTCGTGAAGGGCAGCCGCCGCGCCCGGGCCCGCGAGCTCACCGAGGAGATCCTCGCCCGCACCGGACGCTACATGCTCGGCAACCTGGCCACCTCCGCCATCGCCGGCCTCGCCACCGCCGTGTGGTGCGCCGCGGTCGGCGTGCCCTACGCCGCGGCCCTCGGCGTGTTCGTGGCCCTGATGGACCTCGTGCCGATCGTCGGCTCCACCATCGGCGGCATCGTCGTCAGTCTCGTCGCCCTCGCGGTCTCCTGGCCGGTCGCCGTGTCCACGGCCGGCTTCTACATCGGCTTCCGGCTGCTGGAGGACTACCTGATCATGCCGCGGACGATGAAGTTCGCCGTCGACGTCCACCCGTTCGTCACGATCGTGGCCGTTCTGATCGGCGGCGCCTTGCTGGGCATCGTCGGGGCACTGGTCGCCGTCCCGGCCGCAGTCGCCCTCGGCCTCCTGCTGGACGAGTTCGTCTTCCCCCACCTCGACCGCCGCTGA
- a CDS encoding ABC transporter substrate-binding protein produces the protein MNSSATRRPALLAALTLSGALALTACQSDGAGSSPAAGAGSGPVTVAGVAISADAGLHGSLPDAVKKAGKVRVATDIPYPPFEMYVAEGKTEMTGLDYDLGQALGAKLGVTFDFQAQKFDGIVPAIQAGKYDVAISAITDNKEREKVVDFVDYSASGTGIMVAKGNPDKIVTLDDLCGKKAAVQTGTNQQKLLEKHQADCTGAGKAPIDVQAFPKDSDAQLALRSGKVSADVLTKPAAGWTAKTADGGATFEVVDDPAAEGGYNASPNGIAVSKNLPQLTDAIQKALQSLIDDGSLAKIYDKYGVASIAVKSATKNSAVD, from the coding sequence GTGAACTCCTCTGCCACCCGCAGACCGGCCCTGCTGGCTGCTCTCACTCTGTCCGGGGCGCTGGCCCTGACCGCATGCCAGAGCGACGGCGCGGGCAGCTCGCCTGCCGCAGGGGCCGGTTCCGGCCCGGTCACCGTCGCCGGAGTCGCCATCAGCGCCGACGCCGGCCTGCACGGGTCGCTCCCCGACGCCGTCAAGAAGGCGGGGAAGGTGCGGGTCGCGACCGACATCCCGTACCCGCCGTTCGAGATGTACGTGGCAGAGGGCAAGACCGAGATGACCGGTCTCGACTACGACCTCGGCCAGGCGCTGGGCGCGAAGCTCGGCGTCACCTTCGACTTCCAGGCCCAGAAGTTCGACGGCATCGTCCCGGCCATCCAGGCCGGGAAGTACGACGTCGCGATCAGCGCCATCACCGACAACAAGGAGCGCGAGAAGGTCGTCGACTTCGTCGACTACTCCGCCTCCGGCACCGGCATCATGGTCGCCAAGGGCAACCCCGACAAGATCGTCACCCTCGACGACCTGTGCGGCAAGAAGGCCGCGGTCCAGACCGGCACCAACCAGCAGAAGCTCCTGGAGAAGCACCAGGCCGACTGCACCGGCGCCGGGAAGGCGCCGATCGACGTCCAGGCGTTCCCCAAGGACTCCGACGCCCAGCTCGCCCTGCGCTCCGGCAAGGTCTCCGCGGACGTCCTCACCAAGCCGGCCGCCGGCTGGACCGCGAAGACCGCCGACGGCGGCGCCACCTTCGAGGTCGTCGACGACCCGGCTGCGGAAGGCGGCTACAACGCCTCCCCGAACGGCATCGCCGTCTCGAAGAACCTTCCGCAGCTCACGGACGCCATCCAGAAGGCGCTCCAGTCGCTCATCGACGACGGGTCGCTCGCCAAGATCTACGACAAGTACGGCGTGGCCTCGATCGCCGTCAAGTCGGCCACCAAGAACAGCGCGGTGGACTGA
- a CDS encoding amino acid ABC transporter permease, which translates to MPATAHRPPSAPSADATGADELVAVPVRHWGRWLAALAALVSLVGLVGSLAKNPNLHWDVVGHYLFADLIFDGLATTLWLTVAAMAVGLALGTLVAIMRLSTNPVLYGLSTLFVWLFRGTPLLVQIIFWAYAAALYKHLMIGIPFTTTTFVEFDTNELLTPSIAALLALGLNEAAYASEIVRAGIQSVDPGQTEAAHSLGMKPALAMRRIVLPQAMKVIIPPMGNETINMLKTTAYVSVIAAHDLMSNIQDVYAQNYQVIPMLVVAALWYLALTTVLSVPQAWLERRYGRGTSRAAQVSPLRRMFVGVAELLPSNRNRKG; encoded by the coding sequence ATGCCCGCCACCGCGCACCGCCCGCCCAGCGCGCCGTCCGCCGACGCGACCGGCGCCGACGAACTCGTCGCCGTGCCGGTCCGCCACTGGGGACGCTGGCTCGCCGCGCTCGCCGCCCTGGTCTCCCTCGTGGGCCTGGTGGGATCGCTGGCCAAGAACCCCAACCTGCACTGGGACGTCGTCGGCCACTACCTCTTCGCCGACCTCATCTTCGACGGACTGGCCACCACCCTGTGGCTCACCGTGGCCGCCATGGCCGTCGGTCTCGCGCTCGGCACGCTCGTGGCGATCATGCGCCTGTCGACGAACCCGGTCCTGTACGGCCTTTCCACGCTCTTCGTCTGGCTCTTCCGCGGCACCCCGCTGCTGGTCCAGATCATCTTCTGGGCCTACGCCGCGGCGCTGTACAAGCACCTGATGATCGGCATCCCCTTCACCACCACCACGTTCGTCGAGTTCGACACCAACGAACTGCTCACGCCGTCGATCGCCGCACTCCTCGCCCTGGGGCTCAACGAGGCCGCCTACGCCTCCGAGATCGTCCGCGCCGGCATCCAGTCCGTCGACCCCGGCCAGACCGAGGCCGCCCACTCCCTCGGCATGAAACCCGCGCTCGCCATGCGCAGGATCGTGCTGCCCCAGGCGATGAAGGTCATCATCCCGCCCATGGGCAACGAGACCATCAACATGCTCAAGACCACCGCCTACGTCTCGGTGATCGCCGCGCACGACCTGATGTCCAACATCCAGGACGTGTACGCGCAGAACTACCAGGTCATCCCGATGCTCGTCGTGGCCGCCCTGTGGTACCTCGCCCTCACCACCGTGCTCAGCGTCCCCCAGGCGTGGCTGGAACGCCGCTACGGCCGCGGCACCAGCCGAGCCGCCCAGGTCTCCCCGCTGCGCCGCATGTTCGTCGGCGTCGCGGAGCTCCTCCCGTCCAACCGCAACCGGAAGGGCTGA
- a CDS encoding M20/M25/M40 family metallo-hydrolase, which yields MSAPAEQASRPAAAALAAAADTALPRYLDDLAELVAIDSGSYNAHGVNQVADWLEQRLLAIGFTVERVAPEQVGGRRFGDVLVARLAGSVPIEDGGARILLVGHMDTVFEDGTAAGRPFRTATGRAHGPGVSDDKGGLLAGVTAAELLVGHGRTAFAELIVLATPDEEIGSPASRPVTERTAQGAHYALGLECARENGDLVIERKGVADLLVTVTGRAAHAGIEPERGANAALAAAHLVVALQALNGRWPGVTLNVGVVRAGTRTNIVCPEAELQVEVRAGTTAALAAAIEEIRAVAGRTVVEGTVARVDQVDLCPPMEHTPAAAALLAAARRTGTDLGLQIAGASTGGVGDANLTSGLGIPTLDGLGPIGGADHTPEEWLDTASAPARIALLAALIERLGRR from the coding sequence GTGAGCGCCCCCGCCGAACAGGCGAGCCGCCCGGCGGCAGCCGCCCTGGCCGCTGCCGCCGACACTGCCCTTCCGCGCTACCTCGACGACCTCGCGGAACTCGTCGCCATCGACTCCGGCTCGTACAACGCCCACGGCGTCAACCAGGTCGCCGACTGGCTCGAACAGCGGCTGCTCGCGATCGGGTTCACCGTCGAGCGGGTGGCTCCGGAGCAGGTCGGAGGGCGCCGCTTCGGCGACGTGCTCGTCGCCCGGCTCGCCGGATCCGTGCCGATCGAGGACGGCGGAGCGCGGATCCTCCTGGTCGGACACATGGACACCGTCTTCGAGGACGGCACCGCCGCCGGCCGCCCCTTCCGCACGGCGACCGGCCGGGCCCACGGACCCGGCGTCAGCGACGACAAGGGAGGGCTGCTGGCCGGTGTCACCGCGGCGGAACTCCTCGTCGGCCACGGCCGCACCGCGTTCGCCGAGCTGATCGTCCTCGCCACCCCCGACGAGGAGATCGGGTCGCCGGCGAGCCGGCCCGTCACCGAACGCACCGCGCAGGGCGCCCACTACGCGCTCGGCCTGGAGTGCGCCCGGGAGAACGGCGACCTGGTCATCGAGCGCAAGGGCGTCGCCGACCTGCTGGTCACCGTCACCGGCAGAGCCGCCCACGCCGGCATCGAGCCCGAACGCGGCGCCAACGCCGCCCTCGCCGCCGCCCACCTGGTCGTCGCGCTGCAAGCGCTCAACGGCCGCTGGCCGGGCGTGACCCTGAACGTCGGAGTGGTCCGGGCGGGAACACGCACCAACATCGTGTGCCCGGAGGCGGAGCTTCAGGTCGAAGTCCGCGCCGGTACCACCGCAGCCCTCGCGGCGGCGATCGAGGAGATCCGCGCAGTCGCAGGCCGGACAGTCGTCGAAGGCACGGTCGCGCGCGTCGACCAAGTGGATCTGTGTCCCCCGATGGAGCACACCCCGGCCGCGGCCGCCCTGCTCGCGGCCGCCCGCCGGACCGGCACCGATCTCGGACTGCAGATCGCCGGCGCGTCCACCGGCGGCGTCGGCGACGCCAACCTCACCTCGGGACTGGGGATTCCCACCCTCGACGGCCTCGGCCCGATCGGGGGCGCCGACCACACCCCCGAGGAATGGCTCGACACCGCGAGCGCCCCGGCGCGCATCGCCCTCCTGGCGGCGCTCATCGAACGACTCGGACGGCGCTGA
- a CDS encoding ABC transporter substrate-binding protein has protein sequence MSSLRTTSLRAIACVALASTCGLALTACGSSAAVKSDDAAPTLPAVAVKGVRISADPKLTAGLPDAVKKAGKVRVATDLPYPPFEMYVAEGSKEMTGIDYDLGQAIAARLGTKFEFAGQKFDGLIPAVQAGKFDAVMSAMTDKKEREQAVDFVDYINAGPGWLVKKGNPDNIKVVTDVCGKSVSVQTGTNHQKILDQRQELCKQQGKPPINVLAFPKDSEAQLALRSGKVSADFLDEVTAAYVADTADGGVTFETVVGKTAVGPTSASPIGIGVSKSVPGLKESIQAALQSLMDDGSYGKILAAYHVPDIAIPKATVNGALD, from the coding sequence ATGTCCTCACTTCGCACCACCTCTCTCAGAGCAATCGCGTGTGTCGCTCTGGCCTCCACCTGCGGACTCGCACTGACGGCCTGCGGATCGTCGGCCGCCGTCAAGTCCGACGACGCGGCTCCCACCCTCCCGGCCGTCGCCGTCAAGGGCGTGCGGATCTCCGCGGACCCGAAGCTCACCGCCGGCCTGCCCGACGCGGTCAAGAAGGCGGGGAAGGTCCGGGTCGCGACCGACCTGCCCTACCCGCCCTTCGAGATGTACGTCGCCGAGGGAAGCAAGGAGATGACCGGCATCGACTACGACCTCGGCCAGGCGATCGCCGCACGCCTGGGAACCAAGTTCGAGTTCGCAGGCCAGAAGTTCGACGGCCTCATCCCCGCCGTCCAGGCGGGGAAGTTCGACGCCGTGATGTCCGCCATGACGGACAAGAAGGAACGCGAGCAGGCGGTCGACTTCGTCGACTACATCAACGCCGGTCCGGGCTGGCTGGTGAAGAAGGGCAACCCCGACAACATCAAGGTGGTCACCGACGTCTGCGGGAAGAGCGTCTCGGTGCAGACCGGCACCAACCACCAGAAGATCCTCGACCAGCGCCAGGAGCTGTGCAAGCAGCAGGGCAAGCCCCCCATCAACGTCCTTGCCTTCCCGAAGGACTCCGAGGCGCAGCTGGCCCTGCGGTCGGGCAAGGTCTCCGCCGACTTCCTCGACGAGGTGACCGCGGCCTACGTGGCGGACACCGCGGACGGAGGGGTCACATTCGAGACCGTCGTCGGCAAGACCGCCGTCGGCCCCACCAGCGCTTCCCCCATCGGAATCGGCGTCTCGAAGTCCGTGCCCGGGCTCAAGGAGTCGATCCAGGCCGCACTCCAGTCGCTGATGGACGACGGCTCGTACGGCAAGATCCTCGCTGCTTACCACGTTCCGGACATCGCCATCCCGAAGGCCACCGTCAACGGCGCCCTCGACTGA
- a CDS encoding aspartate ammonia-lyase produces MNPHLAPSDRGAVDQRVERDLLGERHLPADSYTGIHTLRATENFPLTGTPVSAHPELVAGIAAVKQAAALAHHDLGVLDADLTGAVVAACQEIRDGHWHELFVVDVLQGGAGTSTNMNANEVIANRALELLGSKPGTYTLLSPNDHVNLGQSTNDAYPTAVRLALYESAHTLVPAIEELAAALGERGVAFDAVLKLGRTQLQDAVPMTLGQEFRAFELGVRDDIAALARAARALCEINMGGTAIGTGLNAHPGFGRACTDHLARITGVPVHLARDLVEATQSTAAFIELSSALRRFALRLIKLCNDLRLLASGPQAGLAEIKLPELQAGSSIMPGKVNPVVPEAVTQVCFDVIGADTAVAFAAQAGQLQLNAFEPLIAHSLLTAQRRLRAACTLLATACIGGITANAERTHHQASMSAALAAALNPAIGYQRSTQIARRAVSEQRSVRDVACEAEVLPPEVLDALLDPRRLVGD; encoded by the coding sequence ATGAACCCCCACCTCGCACCCAGTGACCGCGGAGCAGTCGACCAGCGCGTCGAACGCGACCTGCTGGGCGAGCGCCACCTGCCCGCCGACTCCTACACCGGGATCCACACGCTCAGGGCCACCGAGAACTTCCCCCTGACGGGAACACCCGTCTCCGCGCACCCCGAACTGGTCGCCGGGATCGCTGCCGTGAAGCAGGCCGCCGCGCTCGCGCACCACGACCTGGGCGTCCTGGACGCCGACCTCACCGGCGCCGTGGTCGCCGCCTGCCAGGAGATTCGCGACGGCCACTGGCACGAGCTGTTCGTCGTGGACGTCCTTCAGGGCGGGGCCGGCACGTCGACCAACATGAACGCCAACGAGGTCATCGCCAACCGCGCCCTCGAACTGCTCGGAAGCAAGCCCGGCACCTACACGCTCCTGAGCCCGAACGACCACGTCAATCTCGGGCAGAGCACCAACGACGCCTACCCCACCGCCGTCAGGTTGGCGTTGTACGAATCGGCCCACACCCTGGTGCCCGCGATCGAGGAGCTCGCGGCCGCCCTGGGCGAGCGCGGCGTCGCCTTCGACGCCGTCCTCAAACTCGGGCGAACCCAGCTCCAGGACGCCGTCCCCATGACACTCGGTCAGGAGTTCAGGGCGTTCGAGCTGGGAGTGCGCGACGACATCGCGGCCCTCGCGCGTGCCGCTCGCGCGCTGTGCGAGATCAACATGGGCGGCACCGCCATCGGAACCGGCCTCAACGCGCACCCCGGCTTCGGTCGAGCCTGCACGGACCACCTCGCCCGCATCACCGGCGTCCCCGTACACCTGGCCCGCGACCTCGTCGAGGCCACCCAGAGCACGGCGGCGTTCATCGAACTCTCGAGCGCCCTGCGACGCTTCGCCCTGCGCCTGATCAAGCTCTGCAACGACCTGCGCCTGCTGGCTTCCGGACCTCAGGCAGGTCTCGCGGAGATCAAGCTGCCCGAACTCCAGGCCGGGTCGAGCATCATGCCCGGGAAGGTCAACCCGGTCGTCCCCGAAGCCGTCACGCAGGTCTGCTTCGACGTCATCGGTGCCGACACTGCCGTGGCCTTCGCAGCCCAGGCGGGCCAACTGCAGCTCAACGCCTTCGAGCCGCTCATCGCCCACAGCTTGCTGACGGCCCAGCGCCGGCTCCGCGCGGCCTGCACTCTCCTCGCCACCGCGTGCATCGGCGGAATCACCGCCAACGCCGAGCGCACCCACCATCAGGCCAGCATGTCGGCTGCCCTCGCCGCAGCCCTCAACCCGGCAATCGGCTACCAGCGCTCGACGCAGATCGCCCGCCGCGCCGTCAGCGAGCAGCGATCGGTCAGAGACGTGGCCTGTGAAGCCGAGGTCCTCCCGCCCGAGGTGCTGGACGCGCTCCTCGACCCCCGTCGCCTGGTGGGCGATTGA